The Plasmodium brasilianum strain Bolivian I chromosome 14, whole genome shotgun sequence genome contains a region encoding:
- a CDS encoding WD repeat-containing protein has protein sequence MEEGLSTIKKIKSNMSKICFNKSNKLNADFKDDHIEIILDNKNITPKPIYFSFQETETKKSFDQIDHLLKHFDDKNEGDTKKDGITESYDHEKIRGILDENLKISLEKKKYIHRDVKLRSPLKYVQDEKDILESYDEILLSETETITLLNIPNVINDIEEEKLIIEEKNKRYEKLLNNDENNYINKSMQTLNVFRKNKDVYVSTISKQNRSSQTNLYELYKLSIRNPSDISELLHKKFIKYRNKKLKKIMDEYGDSLNINERIILKKNMWVQVVDKNVVDNKHTTIIPKSFYKSKKNNTSLFNTLFLTKNMSRTLSNKSRTFRTKNRFKNMKTMKFLTSSFSEDEYLIKSIIKKKKEQNDNTEEGQEYIEDSSVMPWQINNPKKNFNKTSFVQILKTIEKHIVQNIYSYEQMIYKNINVNYLSTKRKDNTIKMFDGENYDALTNPNINYKKKKIIVKIKIKNNFKKLINFHLINKDTDTINEARNSGRDINERSDNNLVVFLNNNLSDMDYTNLLKERLDILSKRKKKKINKEILSNKLRKEIRKRIKKKKKKEKTTDKKEDSSTNLHMQNVSDQNKNSDNKKELTIEIGIEGENKPEKDHQILDIITNEESKEDKINKINTLIIDDVLKNNCNEEKKKQISVKENIEKKRISYVIKKKEKFSSINGNRIKISTEVKQDDYSSKYNYDNDDIVYYKQNGEYNENRENNMLYNSKVKKYIKNISIDKLFQFHYKNLEKIVTSIDTNKFYQDYITASYSNTLDIGSFQNSKGNIAIFSFLNPTYPLKLYNLNTSVMKIKYSNINPNILVAALCNGHIDIYDIRNSDKSPVLKSTTIKNYYENCFEPIYDFSFKNSFATNNTLESVFYSAHENGFVYQWNIEKELKNKEILYLKNKKNDLYQDLSSVFENKNHANKPFNSSITCIDIDNYMHHDQDFIMSNIGKDSSNNLNEKGKLYDHLTENCANRKNQESVDEQKQIVNHVCEGINNKAENTVAMNDIDVNNIADHKSNDVVEKYTKQISKEEELLNHYKNITENIIDKKIKPTHSYYYLGTKNGIIYRCNSCYQKSYLNYYVAHFGTVNKIKINKFDHDIFLSAGDDCTVKLWSKFCNNQITTFKSKNSFSSINDILWLPNNSTSFICCSDDGRVELWDFDFFSKDPLIIFYPNPVESSRIISLKMFNKNDILLCGDNLANVSMTKIKNLFNPELDDYEQKMKLTNCLKNLDTYDYF, from the exons ATGGAAGAAGGTTTGAgcactattaaaaaaattaaaagcaaTATGAGCAAAATTTGCTTTAACAAGTCGAATAAGCTGAATGCTGATTTTAAAG ATGATCATATTGAGATAATCTTAGATAACAAAAACATAACACCAAAGCCGATATATTTCAGTTTTCAAGAAACGGAAACAAAGAAATCGTTTGATCAAATTG ACCATTTACTAAAACATTttgatgataaaaatgaggGAGACACCAAAAAAGATGGTATAACAGAATCATACGATCATGAAAAAATAAGGGGCATATTAGacgaaaatttaaaaatatcactagaaaaaaaaaagtatatacatagaGATGTAAAACTAAGAAGCCCATTAAAATACGTTCAAGatgaaaaagatattttaGAATCTTATGATG aaattttattaagcGAAACAGAAACAATAACTCTATTAAATATACCAAATGTAATAAATGAtatagaagaagaaaaattgataattgaagaaaaaaataaaagatatgaaaaattattaaataatgatgagaataattacataaataagtCAATGCAAACTTTAAATGTattcagaaaaaataaggatgTGTATGTTTCTACTATTAGCAAGCAAAATAGAAGCTCCCAAAcgaatttatatgaattgtACAAATTATCCATACGAAACCCTTCAGACAT ATCAGAATTATTGCacaaaaaattcataaaatatagaaacaAAAAGTTGAAAAAGATAATGGATGAATATGGAGACTCCTTAAACATTAACGAacgaataattttaaaaaagaacatgTGGGTTCAAGTAGTTGACAAAAATGTTGTTGATAACAAACATACAACAATCATACCGaaatctttttataaatctaAAAAGAATAACACCTCCCTTTTTAATACACTGTTCTTAACAAAAAACATGTCTCGAACATTATCAAATAAAAGCAGAACATTCAGAACTAAGAACAGATTTAAAAACATGAAAACGATGAAATTTTTAACAA GTAGTTTTAGCGAAgatgaatatttaattaagtcaataattaaaaagaaaaaagagcaGAATGATAATACAGAGGAAGGTCAAGAATATATAGAAGACTCAAGTGTTATGCCATGGCAAATAAAtaatccaaaaaaaaattttaataaaacaagttttgtacaaatattaaaaactaTTGAAAAACATATAGTACAAAACATTTATTCTTATGAGCAAatgatttataaaaacattaacgtaaattatttatcaacaaaaagaaaagataacaCCATAAAGATGTTCGACGGGGAAAATTATGATGCTCTTACCAATCCAAATattaactataaaaaaaaaaaaattattgtaaaaattaagattaaaaataattttaaaaagttaataaattttcatttaattaacAAGGATACTGATACAATTAATGAAGCTAGAAATTCTGGAAGGGACATAAATGAAAGAAGTGATAATAATTTGGTTGTTTTTctcaataataatttaagtgACATGGATTATACTAATCTACTAAAAGAACGTTTAGATATTTTAtcaaagagaaaaaaaaaaaaaattaataaagaaattttatcTAACAAATTAAGGAAAGAAATCAGAAagagaattaaaaaaaaaaaaaaaaaggaaaaaactaCAGACAAGAAGGAGGATTCTAGCACAAATCTACACATGCAGAATGTAAGTGATCAGAATAAAAATTcggataataaaaaagaattaaccATAGAAATAGGAATAGAAGGTGAGAATAAACCTGAAAAAGATCATCAAATATTAGATATTATAACAAATGAAGAGAGCAAAGAAGataagataaataaaataaatacgttAATCATAGAtgatgttttaaaaaataattgtaatgaagaaaaaaaaaaacaaatttcagtaaaagaaaatatagagaaaaaaagaatatcatatgtaataaaaaagaaagaaaaattttcatcTATAAATggtaatagaataaaaataagtactGAAGTTAAGCAAGATGATTACTCATCTAAGTATAACTATGACAATGATGACATAGTATATTATAAGCAGAATGgagaatataatgaaaacagGGAAAACAATATGCTATATAATTcgaaagtaaaaaaatatataaagaatatatcAATAGATAAACTGTTTCAgtttcattataaaaatttagagAAAATAGTAACATCAATAGATACAAATAAGTTCTATCAAGATTACATAACAGCTAGCTATTCTAACACTTTAGATATTGGTAGTTTTCAAAATAGTAAGGGAAATATTGCTATATTTAGTTTCCTCAATCCAACATAcccattaaaattatataacttaAATACGAGTGttatgaaaattaaatattctaaTATTAATCCTAATATTTTAGTAGCTGCATTGTGTAATGGGCATATTGATATTTACGATATTAGAAATAGTGATAAGTCTCCTGTTCTGAAATCaacaacaataaaaaattattatgaaaactGTTTTGAACCTATTTACGAtttctcttttaaaaatagttttGCTACCAATAATACATTAGAAAGCGTTTTTTATTCAGCACATGAAAATGGGTTTGTATATCAATGGAACatagaaaaagaattaaaaaataaagaaattttgtatttaaaaaataaaaaaaatgatttatatcAAGATTTATCATCtgtatttgaaaataaaaatcatgCGAATAAACCATTTAATTCGTCCATAACATGTATCGATATAGATAACTATATGCACCATGATCAAGATTTTATTATGAGCAATATAGGGAAAGACTCTTCGaacaatttaaatgaaaagggAAAACTTTATGACCACCTTACTGAGAATTGTGCAAATAGGAAAAATCAGGAATCAGTAGATGAACAGAAACAAATAGTTAATCATGTGTGTGAAGggataaataataaagcaGAGAACACTGTAGCAATGAATGATATAGATGTGAATAATATAGCAGATCATAAGAGTAATGATGTGGTGGAAAAGTATACTAAACAGATATCAAAGGAAGAAGAGTTACTGAATCACTATAAGAACATCACGGAAAATATTATTGACAAGAAAATCAAACCGACGCATTCGTACTACTACCTAG GTACAAAGAATGGCATAATATACAGGTGTAATAGCTGCTATCAAAAATcctatttaaattattatgttgCACATTTTGGTactgttaataaaattaaaataaataaatttgatCATGATATTTTTCTAAGTGCTGGAGATGACTGCACAGTAAAGTTATGGAGTAAGTTCTGCAATAATCAAATTACAACATTTAAATCGAAGAATTCCTTTTCCTCAATCAACGATATATTATG GTTACCTAATAATTCTACATCCTTTATCTGCTGCTCTGATGACGGCAGGGTAGAATTATGGGACTtcgattttttttcaaaggaccctttaattattttctacCCTAATCCTGTCGAGTCATCAAGAATTATATCCCTAAA AATGTTCAACAAAAATGACATATTGCTGTGTGGAGACAACTTAGCAAATGTATCGATgacgaaaataaaaaatttgtttaacCCAGAATTAGATGACTATGAACAAAAGATGAAGTTAACAAATTGtctaaaaaatttagataCCTATGActatttctaa
- a CDS encoding tetratricopeptide repeat protein: MDLCKKRTKLNSINNLERSNIKFNDSKKKDGNIKVNKNDNISKNDNISKNDNISKNDNISKNDNISKNDNISKNDNISKNDNKNINHNIFTNEGNMLSRTYLKQGHIPYKKESSKNYINKEKDKNINLENEYVIADEENNNKFLKDITNAKFSDDEKQTKDDANEKYNRGDYEGALKIWERGLRTINYVLSKKEELSKERLEAFNTLHSTYCSNIAQGYMKLNKYSECVKYSLLAQENDKKNIKIYFRLAKGYFMLGEYNKSIEVLNEGIKINKDTSLINLLMLVKRKRQTHLEKEKHMMKYIFQNLKEKPFINDENHISSFFKAIYSLLSPLLMLIYAFFIKSSNLLVSIMSKCKVKRKSK, from the coding sequence ATGGATTTATGTAAGAAACGTACTAAGTTGaatagtataaataatttggAAAGgtctaatataaaatttaatgataGTAAGAAAAAAGATGGTAATATAAAGGTTAATAAAAACGataatattagtaaaaacgataatattagtaaaaacgataatattagtaaaaatgataatattagtaaaaatgataatattagtaaaaatgataatattagtaaaaatgataatattagtaaaaatgataataaaaatataaatcataatatatttactaatGAAGGGAATATGTTGTCAAGAACCTACTTAAAGCAGGGACACATACCATATAAAAAGGAGAGTagtaaaaattacataaataaagaaaaagacaaaaatattaacttaGAAAATGAATATGTAATAGcagatgaagaaaataataataagtttttaaaagatataacGAATGCAAAATTTTCCGATGATGAAAAACAAACGAAGGATGAtgcaaatgaaaaatacaataGAGGAGATTATGAAGGAGCACTAAAAATATGGGAAAGGGGGCTAAGGActataaattatgttttatcaaaaaaagaagaactAAGTAAGGAACGATTAGAGGCATTCAATACCTTACACTCCACATACTGTAGCAATATTGCTCAAGGTTATATGAAGCTAAATAAGTATTCAGAATGTgttaaatattcattattagctcaagaaaatgataaaaaaaatattaaaatttattttagaCTAGCTAAAGGATATTTTATGTTAGGAGAATACAATAAATCAATAGAAGTGTTAAATGAaggaattaaaattaataaagacacttctttaattaatttattaatgttagtaaaaagaaaaagacaaactcatttagaaaaagaaaaacatatgatgaaatatatttttcaaaatcttAAGGAAAAGCCATTCATTAATGATGAGAATCATATCAGTTCTTTCTTTAAAGCTATTTATTCGTTATTATCTCCGCTGCTGATGCTTATTTATGCGTTCTTTATAAAGTCGTCCAACCTGTTGGTTAGTATTATGAGCAAATGTAAAGTGAAGAGGAAGTCAAAATAA
- a CDS encoding glycerol-3-phosphate 1-O-acyltransferase, with product MQNLYVLIRWLSKAIISSLFGDVNIINPENVPLYGSVIFVGNHNNQFIDACMLVASIPRQVKFIIAEKSMRRAIIGKLAKIIGCISVKRPEDLKFKGIGHIYWSKGDTKIKGINTRFKLDVQIGDKLMTQNRIFSVTKIESETDLVIQDAINIECEDKKNGVTFKIIPKINQSEVYNLVTNSLKNGDTIGIFPEGGSHDRTNLLPLKPGVAIMTLCALADGIEDVSIIPVGLSYSKLYQLQGCVTLFYGNAIIVSQDLCKDYNKNNREAISKLLAKIEEGMRSCILTSKDHQTSRCIELCVSLYTPERMTISKNKIFNNLQLFCKMFWKFGNSKEIVQLSYELQCYEKLLESNKINDDEVWMLKQSTSSATLKFIEQIGSLIFCVIFGMTFSLLWLPLVCISIYLAEKHREAALKNSTVKIQGGDVVASYKVLVLLVLLPTFNIMYGLIFSFYLYQSWLKRILFIILSMCMLPICYYINLNYAAQIPVLLRQMKILLKVICGKINVWRDNERELISTRHELQLKVRNVVSKLGPNVSDDFLEQLYRNIPKFVVDADTKRLIRGKDEWVPILQCSQLEYKEEIL from the coding sequence ATGCAAAATCTATACGTTCTAATAAGATGGCTAAGTAAAGCAATTATAAGCTCCCTTTTCGGGGAtgtgaatataataaaccCAGAGAATGTACCCTTATATGGATCTGTTATATTTGTTGGTAATCATAACAATCAATTTATTGATGCATGTATGTTAGTAGCAAGTATTCCAAGGcaagtaaaatttataattgcCGAAAAATCTATGAGAAGAGCAATTATTGGAAAATTAGCTAAAATAATTGGATGCATAAGTGTAAAAAGACCAGaagatttaaaatttaaaggtATTGGTCATATATATTGGTCTAAAGGTGACACAAAAATTAAAGGGATAAACACAAGATTTAAATTAGATGTACAAATTGGAGATAAATTAATGACACAAAATAGAATTTTTTCAGTTACGAAAATTGAATCTGAAACTGATTTAGTCATTCAAGATGCTATAAATATCGAATgtgaagataaaaaaaatggagtaacttttaaaattatacccAAAATAAATCAATCAGAAGTATATAATTTAGTAACAAATAGCTTAAAAAATGGAGATACTATTGGAATATTCCCAGAAGGTGGATCACATGATAGAACAAATTTACTTCCATTAAAACCAGGTGTTGCTATTATGACCTTATGCGCATTAGCTGATGGTATTGAAGATGTTTCTATTATACCTGTTGGTTTATCTTATTCTAAATTATATCAGTTACAAGGTTGTGtaactttattttatggAAATGCAATTATAGTTTCACAAGATTTATGTAaagattataataaaaataatagagaAGCAATTTCTAAACTGCTAGCAAAAATTGAAGAAGGTATGAGAAGCTGTATTCTGACGTCTAAAGATCATCAAACTAGTAGATGCATAGAATTATGTGTTAGTTTATATACACCAGAAAGAATGAcaatatcaaaaaataaaatttttaataatttacaaCTCTTTTGTAAAATGTTTTGGAAATTTGGAAATTCTAAAGAAATTGTACAATTAAGTTATGAATTACAATGCTATGAAAAATTACTGGAATCAAACAAGATTAATGATGATGAAGTGTGGATGCTTAAACAATCTACTTCATCTGCaacattaaaatttattgaaCAGATTGGtagtttaatattttgtgtaATTTTTGGTATGACTTTTTCTCTCCTTTGGTTACCCTTAGTTtgtatttctatatatttagcAGAAAAACATAGAGAAGctgctttaaaaaatagtacaGTAAAAATACAAGGTGGTGATGTTGTAGCTAGTTATAAAGTTTTAgtattattagtattattaccaacttttaatattatgtatggTTTAATATTTAGTTTTTATCTTTACCAGTCGTGGTTAAAGagaattctttttataattttaagtatGTGCATGTTACctatttgttattatatcaATTTAAATTATGCAGCACAAATACCTGTTCTATTAAGACAAATgaaaatacttttaaaagtaatatgtggaaaaattaatgtatGGAGAGATAATGAAAGAGAATTAATAAGTACAAGGCATGAACTTCAACTGAAAGTTCGTAATGTTGTTTCAAAGTTAGGTCCCAATGTATCTGACGATTTTCTGGAGCAACTGTATAGAAATATTCCAAAATTTGTTGTTGATGCAGACACAAAGAGATTGATACGGGGAAAAGATGAGTGGGTTCCAATTTTACAGTGCTCACAGTTAgaatataaagaagaaattcTATAA
- a CDS encoding eukaryotic translation initiation factor 3 subunit A translates to MQTFQKPENALKRAEELQFIGQNEDALQILHAAIGHRTFRLQGWHILQEQIMLRYIEFCLYLEKLSLVKDGLHQYRIICQHGNIASLGKVITDFRGKAEEKVRIAKENMNLNKEKIEKEETNIDFTEKILMSSLDIELSGKYERKLQNSFRICMETYKMILEILRATPKLEKAYHETAKKALIFCKENKRLTEFKKLSDLLRNHYNLILKGKHKPEYQSLLKIEYHLETKIIQLEAACELNMWKEASNIAEDIYNLNMHDYFYKSMKSNIIEPELAMIVENMPSNSKNATSEEQEQKKEVDNENEKEKKAEGSNELNKSAQQQGSLSKTQEEGAAGAVGVVDDLNKDTKGEDEQMNVQANESSANANYVLAKSKENLKNWVAIFYEKMADILFVYESELFHGLAWLKYCFHILNYKKSVTEKEKSFICTKAVLAVLSIPLIGNKKKNEDYAKIFEAHKKMSQLLGHTSVPLKESLKNGLRVRNILNCADEDVQKLYSIIENQFTPLSLCLECEVLLKELESTEHKLYINKIKEVIFHKLILQLSKVYSYISIDYFIENICPEHFISWNDAETMLVDMAYQKELEMRIDLTKRAIYFEDKENVNSSMLIKDSLMNMYVDLQEGLKMINECITIENEVEHLKMGLLRYEEEFNLLDKGNKDINYSTANIEDIIENESFDDNKPIEDERLLKKIYDKIDKEHQKFQLLSEEHNKKRKEMLRKQKEQEQAQLKIKMEKKLLEEKLEKEKKEELAKKGEKLRIKEEKTKKKSEAAEQMLKEIKKLCTNSTSKILMKGKYMDEITIEDILNGYVDFEDIEEVQEKLRLNERNEIIKIRKMEYKKVDHYFRALRQVELNHMNKWIALVFQEDTEILLQEQKAAEEEQKADFEAALREKEEYVKFSNDIDEFTKNEMKARIMEFEKNLKAQKDRLHDLLKEEKIQRARDRRDQHLRKLKAEEERKRVEEEEERLLKEEMERRKKEEAQKRKLDEISRIQRERDLEIEQQLLRKREELRNGDKLYRKSSIDDDFTWRRGEKTGSQYDGDGYKRYDENRDDSYRDRSERRDRRDWGGRDRDRDRDRERDRDRDRDRDRDRDRDRDREHRRDRDRDRDYKKDRDRDRDRDREYRRDRDKERDRDREHRRDRDKERDRDREHRRDRDKERDRDKERDRDREYRKDRERDFRKSERDKDEKSRDDKNERDHNNDLDEKVDKDAKTNDRNSKRGQEKNKVKEDIINNSTEEKNQSAWNGKEEDSDIKKIQDINNGDDNTRKDSVIENDIYKNAVEEKHNHTKDNEEMTNGKEIIDNDQEKKEEGSDGGDFTVFKKKRKSFLKYFMKT, encoded by the coding sequence atgcAAACGTTTCAAAAGCCAGAAAATGCTCTTAAGAGAGCAGAAGAGTTACAATTTATTGGGCAGAATGAAGATGCACTTCAAATACTTCATGCGGCCATTGGTCATAGAACATTTCGATTACAAGGATGGCATATATTACAAGAACAGATTATGTTAAGGTATATtgaattttgtttatatttagaGAAATTGAGCTTAGTTAAAGATGGGTTACACCAATATAGAATTATTTGTCAGCATGGAAACATTGCTTCTTTGGGTAAAGTTATCACAGATTTTCGAGGTAAAGCAGAAGAAAAGGTTCGAATAGctaaagaaaatatgaatttaaacaaagaaaaaatagagaaagaAGAAACTAATATAGATTTTACtgagaaaattttaatgtcTTCTTTAGATATAGAATTATCAGGAAAATATGAAAggaaattacaaaattcATTTAGGATTTGTATGGAAACGTACAAGATGATTTTAGAAATATTGAGGGCCACACCAAAATTAGAAAAGGCTTATCATGAAACAGCAAAAAAagcattaatattttgtaaggaaaataaaagactaacagaatttaaaaaattaagcgATTTACTAAGAAATCATTATAACTTAATATTAAAGGGAAAACATAAACCAGAATACCAGTCTCTACTTAAAATTGAGTATCATTTAGAgacaaaaataattcaattaGAAGCAGCATGTGAACTAAATATGTGGAAAGAAGCATCAAACATTGCAGAggatatttataatttaaatatgcatgattatttttataaatccaTGAAGTCAAATATTATAGAACCTGAGTTAGCGATGATCGTGGAAAATATGCCCTCTAATAGTAAAAATGCAACTTCAGAAGAACAAGAACAGAAGAAGGAGGTCGATAATGAAAacgaaaaggaaaagaaagcAGAAGGAAGTAATGAATTGAATAAGAGTGCTCAACAGCAAGGATCTTTGTCAAAAACACAGGAAGAAGGAGCAGCAGGAGCAGTAGGAGTAGTAGATGATTTGAACAAGGATACCAAAGGGGAagatgaacaaatgaacgtGCAAGCAAATGAAAGTAGTGCTAATGCGAATTATGTATTAGCAAAATCAAAAGAAAACCTAAAAAATTGGGttgctattttttatgaGAAGATGGCAGATATCTTGTTTGTTTATGAAAGTGAACTTTTTCATGGTTTAGCTTGGCTAAAATACTGCTTtcatattttgaattataaaaaaagtgtaaCAGAAAAAGAGAAGTCTTTTATTTGTACAAAAGCTGTTTTAGCAGTTTTATCCATTCCACTAattggaaataaaaaaaaaaatgaagattatgcaaaaatatttgaagCACATAAAAAGATGTCTCAACTGTTAGGTCATACGAGTGTTCCTTTAAAAGAATCGTTAAAAAATGGTTTAAGAgttagaaatattttaaattgtgCAGATGAAGatgtacaaaaattatattctatAATAGAGAATCAGTTTACTCCATTAAGTTTATGTTTAGAATGTGaagttttattaaaagagTTGGAAAGTACAGagcataaattatatattaacaaaattaaagaagtaatttttcataagctaattttacaattatcgaaagtatatagttatatatcAATTGATTACTTCATTGAAAATATTTGTCCTgaacattttatttcttgGAATGATGCAGAAACAATGTTAGTAGATATGGCTTATCAAAAGGAATTAGAGATGCGAATCGATTTAACCAAAAGGGCTATTTATTTTGAGGATAAAGAAAATGTTAATAGCAGCATGTTAATTAAAGATTCACTTATGAACATGTATGTAGATCTTCAAGAGGGACTAAAGATGATAAATGAATGTATTACTATAGAGAATGAAGTAGAACACTTGAAAATGGGGTTACTAAGGTATGAAGaagaatttaatttattagatAAGGGAAATAAGGATATTAATTATTCTACAGCAAATATTGAAGATATTATTGAAAATGAATCTTTTGATGACAACAAACCTATTGAAGATGAAAGGTTGTTAAAGAagatatatgataaaatagaTAAAGAACATCAAAAATTCCAATTATTAAGTGAAGAACATAATAAGAAGAGAAAAGAAATGttaagaaaacaaaaagaacaagAACAAGCACaactaaaaataaagatgGAGAAAAAATTGTTAGAAGAAAAGttagaaaaagagaaaaaagaagaattagCCAAAAAAGGTGAAAAGTTAAGAATTAAGGAAGAAAAGACAAAGAAGAAATCAGAAGCAGCAGAACAAATGTTaaaggaaattaaaaaattatgcacaAACAGTACAagcaaaattttaatgaaaggGAAATATATGGATGAAATCACTATTgaagatatattaaatggCTATGTAGATTTTGAAGATATTGAAGAAGTGCAAGAAAAATTACGATTAAATGAAAGgaatgaaattattaaaattagaaaaatggaatataaaaaagttgaTCATTACTTTAGGGCTTTAAGACAAGTAGAACTTAATCACATGAATAAATGGATAGCTTTAGTTTTCCAGGAAGATACTGAAATATTATTGCAAGAACAGAAGGCCGCTGAAGAAGAACAAAAAGCTGATTTTGAAGCTGCTCTtagagaaaaagaagaatacgTGAAATTTTCTAATGATATTGATGAATTTacgaaaaatgaaatgaaagcTAGAATTATggaatttgaaaaaaatctAAAGGCTCAAAAGGATCGTTTACACGATTTattaaaagaggaaaaaatacaGAGAGCTAGGGATAGACGGGATCAACATTTAAGAAAGTTAAAAGCAGAAGAAGAAAGGAAAAGAgtagaagaggaagaagagcGATTATTAAAGGAAGAAAtggaaagaagaaaaaaagaagaagctCAAAAGAGAAAACTTGATGAAATTAGTAGAATTCAAAGAGAAAGAGATTTAGAAATAGAACAACAACTTTTAAGGAAAAGAGAAGAATTAAGAAATGGGGACAAACTATATAGAAAATCGTCCATCGATGATGACTTTACATGGAGAAGAGGTGAAAAAACAGGTTCACAATATGATGGTGATGGCTACAAGAGGTATGATGAAAATCGCGATGACTCATATAGAGATAGATCAGAAAGAAGGGACAGAAGAGATTGGGGAGGAAGAGATAGGGATAGAGATAGGGATAGAGAGAGGGACAGAGATAGGGATAGAGATAGGGACAGAGATAGGGATAGAGATAGGGACAGAGAACACAGAAGAGATAGGGACAGAGATAGAGATTACAAGAAGGATAGAGACAGAGATAGAGATAGAGACAGGGAATACAGGAGAGATAGAGACAAAGAAAGAGACAGAGATAGAGAACACAGGAGAGATAGAGACAAAGAAAGAGACAGAGATAGAGAACACAGAAGAGATAGAGACAAAGAAAGAGACAGAGACAAAGAAAGAGACAGAGATAGAGAATACAGAAAGGATAGAGAAAGAGACTTTAGAAAAAGTGAAAGGGATAAGGATGAGAAGAGTAgagatgataaaaatgaaagggACCATAATAATGATCTAGATGAAAAAGTAGATAAAGACGCGAAAACAAACGACAGAAATAGTAAAAGGGGTcaggaaaaaaacaaagttaaagaagatattataaataacagtactgaagaaaaaaatcaaaGTGCTTGGAATGGAAAAGAAGAAGATTCAGATATCAAAAAAATCCAGGATATTAATAACGGAGATGATAATACTAGGAAAGATTCAGTAAtagaaaatgatatatataaaaatgccGTAGAAGAGAAACATAATCACACTAAAGATAATGAAGAAATGACAaatggaaaagaaataatagaTAATGATCAagagaaaaaggaagaaggTTCAGATGGAGGAGATTTTActgtttttaaaaagaaaagaaaaagttttCTAAAATACTTTATGAAAACttaa